A part of Podarcis muralis chromosome 13, rPodMur119.hap1.1, whole genome shotgun sequence genomic DNA contains:
- the C13H17orf114 gene encoding uncharacterized protein C17orf114 homolog isoform X2, with the protein MGSKFPSCFPRGRRSRRHSKTEQKEPPAAASSSSSSDAPEAAAPRTRSTPSTSSETDSQSGRAYFSGKARVSFRHQLDSEREVTS; encoded by the exons ATGGGGTCAAAGTTTCCCAGCTGCTTCCCCCGGGGAAGGCGCTCACGGCGCCACAGCAAGACGGAGCAGAAGGAGCCCCCCGCAG ccgcttcctcctcctcctcctcagacgCCCCTGAAGCCGCAGCGCCGCGGACACGCTCCACGCCGTCCACCAGCAGCGAGACGGACTCCCAGAGTGGAAGGGCCTACTTCAGCGGAAAGGCCAGGGTCTCCTTCCGCCACCAGCTGGACTCTGAGAGGGAAGTGACCAGCTGA
- the C13H17orf114 gene encoding uncharacterized protein C17orf114 homolog isoform X1 gives MGSKFPSCFPRGRRSRRHSKTEQKEPPAAAASSSSSSDAPEAAAPRTRSTPSTSSETDSQSGRAYFSGKARVSFRHQLDSEREVTS, from the exons ATGGGGTCAAAGTTTCCCAGCTGCTTCCCCCGGGGAAGGCGCTCACGGCGCCACAGCAAGACGGAGCAGAAGGAGCCCCCCGCAG CagccgcttcctcctcctcctcctcagacgCCCCTGAAGCCGCAGCGCCGCGGACACGCTCCACGCCGTCCACCAGCAGCGAGACGGACTCCCAGAGTGGAAGGGCCTACTTCAGCGGAAAGGCCAGGGTCTCCTTCCGCCACCAGCTGGACTCTGAGAGGGAAGTGACCAGCTGA